In a single window of the Halobacteriovorax sp. DA5 genome:
- the glpX gene encoding class II fructose-bisphosphatase has protein sequence MNRNLALEFVRVTEMAAISSARLMGRGDEKAADQAAVDAMRTMLDSVECNATVVIGEGERDEAPMLYIGEKVGSGNGPELDIALDPLEGTTVCANGGWNSIAVMAIAEKGNFLNAPDTYMEKIAVGPEGKGLINIDDTPAENLKRLAEAKKCRIQDLTAVILDRPRHEELIRQVRDAGARIQLIGDGDVSAAIACSEPDSGIDILFGTGGAPEGVIAAAALRCIGGDFQGRLKPRNDEEIARAKTMGIDDINKIYTIDELASGNVMFCATGVTDGSFLNGVKFKSWGAITESIVMRSQSGTIRRIVAEHRFDTKPRY, from the coding sequence ATGAATAGAAACCTCGCTTTAGAATTTGTAAGAGTTACTGAAATGGCCGCTATTAGCTCAGCTAGGCTAATGGGACGTGGTGATGAAAAGGCCGCAGACCAAGCAGCAGTTGATGCCATGAGAACAATGCTAGACTCTGTTGAGTGTAATGCAACTGTTGTTATTGGTGAAGGTGAGCGCGATGAGGCACCAATGCTCTACATTGGCGAAAAGGTTGGTTCGGGCAATGGCCCAGAGCTTGATATTGCTCTAGATCCTTTAGAGGGAACGACAGTATGTGCAAATGGTGGTTGGAACTCAATCGCAGTAATGGCCATTGCTGAAAAAGGTAATTTCCTAAATGCTCCTGATACTTATATGGAAAAAATCGCTGTAGGTCCTGAAGGAAAAGGTCTTATCAATATTGATGATACTCCTGCCGAGAACTTAAAAAGACTTGCTGAGGCAAAGAAGTGTCGTATTCAAGATCTTACTGCTGTTATTTTAGATCGCCCTCGCCACGAAGAATTAATTAGACAGGTAAGAGACGCTGGTGCTCGTATCCAATTAATTGGTGACGGTGATGTTTCTGCTGCAATTGCTTGTAGTGAACCAGATAGTGGTATCGATATCCTTTTTGGGACAGGTGGTGCACCTGAAGGTGTAATCGCTGCAGCGGCCCTTCGTTGTATTGGTGGAGATTTTCAAGGAAGACTTAAGCCAAGAAATGATGAAGAAATCGCTCGTGCTAAAACAATGGGAATTGATGATATCAATAAGATCTACACAATCGATGAGCTGGCTTCTGGAAATGTAATGTTCTGTGCAACAGGTGTTACAGATGGAAGTTTTTTAAATGGTGTAAAATTCAAGTCATGGGGTGCGATTACTGAATCAATCGTTATGAGAAGTCAGTCGGGAACGATTAGAAGAATCGTTGCTGAACATAGATTTGATACAAAACCACGCTACTAA
- a CDS encoding type II toxin-antitoxin system RatA family toxin, whose protein sequence is MAKASRTEVFDIDINKLYDVIVDFESYPEFVLGVNEIKVHDMTEASGVVEYSIDMIKKLNYQLDMEMSRPNKVAWTFKKGDLFKVNDGGWDLKDLGEGKTEVTYSLEIEVKGFIPGAKMIVNKLTETSLPSMMKSFYERAKN, encoded by the coding sequence ATGGCAAAGGCAAGCCGCACTGAAGTTTTTGATATTGATATTAATAAACTATATGACGTTATTGTTGACTTTGAATCTTACCCAGAATTTGTTCTTGGTGTGAATGAAATTAAAGTTCATGATATGACTGAAGCAAGTGGTGTTGTTGAATACTCAATCGATATGATTAAAAAATTAAATTACCAACTTGATATGGAAATGAGCCGTCCTAATAAGGTTGCTTGGACATTCAAGAAAGGTGATTTATTTAAAGTTAACGACGGTGGATGGGATTTAAAAGATCTTGGTGAAGGTAAAACTGAAGTAACATATAGTTTAGAGATCGAAGTCAAAGGATTTATCCCAGGCGCTAAGATGATCGTGAATAAGCTTACTGAAACATCACTGCCTTCTATGATGAAAAGCTTCTACGAGCGCGCAAAGAACTAG
- a CDS encoding PilZ domain-containing protein, protein MKKHLNLIKTGHQSIEKRVFPRFPFSYLVFKREDNSKNYQVRDISYGGMSLTLSDGDLGAQMEDKFSGEIHWYDQKVKVKCIVRRVEKDNLGIEFIKDDIFDKTLLNFLSVANVSKNLRPIHEYDEQLELPVGLKTWLRCDGPFEIFIWHHRDGEISKIQILMMDSILEWTDGEGIQTGKVLNVRSSDKPLTHEEEFEFLIDTPVDQDRLDFARELVAHVPKSLISEGDLEFLTRKVIG, encoded by the coding sequence ATGAAAAAGCATCTCAATCTTATTAAAACAGGTCACCAATCTATTGAAAAGCGTGTATTTCCACGTTTTCCTTTTAGTTACTTAGTTTTTAAAAGAGAAGATAATTCGAAAAATTATCAAGTTCGAGATATTTCATATGGTGGAATGAGTCTAACACTTAGTGATGGTGATTTAGGCGCGCAGATGGAAGATAAATTCTCTGGAGAGATTCACTGGTATGACCAAAAAGTAAAAGTAAAATGTATTGTAAGAAGAGTTGAAAAAGACAATCTTGGAATTGAGTTCATTAAAGATGATATCTTTGACAAGACGCTTTTAAACTTTCTATCAGTTGCTAATGTTTCAAAAAATCTTAGACCAATTCACGAATATGATGAGCAGCTTGAGCTTCCTGTGGGACTTAAGACTTGGCTTCGTTGTGATGGGCCATTTGAGATTTTCATATGGCACCACAGAGATGGTGAAATTTCAAAAATTCAAATCCTTATGATGGACTCTATTCTAGAGTGGACTGATGGCGAAGGGATTCAGACAGGAAAAGTTCTTAATGTTAGAAGCTCTGACAAGCCATTAACGCATGAAGAAGAATTTGAATTCCTTATTGATACTCCAGTCGATCAGGATCGTTTAGACTTTGCACGTGAACTTGTTGCCCACGTTCCAAAGAGTCTTATTTCCGAAGGTGATCTTGAGTTTCTAACGCGAAAAGTTATTGGTTAA
- the pgsA gene encoding CDP-diacylglycerol--glycerol-3-phosphate 3-phosphatidyltransferase: MQNSHNTVSQKEILSEWEIDNLPNRLTIFRVALIPVICLTLYLCLFEENIFKATVKTLGYIAAWTFVLASFTDFLDGYIARKRNIVTVFGSFLDPIADKFLVVSSLILLQALDRVNVIVVIVLVVREMYMTALRLLAMEKGLKVSVNQLGKWKTTFQMMAIPMLMAWDKPFGFSFPLVGTILIYLSFVFSVFSALVYTFGLFKKISEVRKERKQK, translated from the coding sequence ATGCAAAACTCACATAATACTGTCTCGCAAAAGGAAATTCTCAGTGAATGGGAAATCGATAATCTCCCCAATCGCCTTACAATTTTCCGAGTTGCACTCATCCCCGTTATTTGCCTGACCCTTTACCTCTGTTTATTCGAAGAAAATATTTTTAAGGCCACTGTTAAAACACTTGGCTATATTGCGGCATGGACATTTGTCCTCGCATCATTCACAGACTTTCTAGATGGCTATATAGCTCGCAAAAGAAATATCGTTACTGTGTTTGGCTCATTTCTTGATCCAATTGCAGATAAGTTCCTTGTTGTCTCATCTCTTATTCTTTTACAGGCCCTCGATCGCGTCAACGTGATTGTTGTCATTGTTTTAGTTGTGCGTGAAATGTATATGACAGCGCTTCGTCTACTTGCGATGGAAAAAGGCCTAAAAGTAAGTGTTAACCAACTTGGAAAATGGAAGACAACATTTCAAATGATGGCCATTCCAATGCTTATGGCCTGGGATAAACCATTTGGTTTCTCATTCCCATTAGTAGGGACAATACTTATTTACCTTTCGTTCGTTTTTTCTGTTTTCTCGGCCCTAGTTTATACCTTTGGCTTATTTAAGAAGATTTCAGAAGTAAGAAAAGAGCGAAAGCAAAAATAA
- a CDS encoding isopenicillin N synthase family oxygenase — MSTANNNERRVPELSLTSYTEGSTADQIKFVDDLMYGLKEYGFIILDNHTVDQNKVDEAYDMVKKFFSLPVETKLNYQGQNGGQRGYTPFGMEHAKDSKHPDLKEFWHVGRELAATSQYKGVYPENIWPAEVPGFKEKFLSLYESMDATANVLLEAIGKGLDVPQGFFADMVNDGNSILRTIHYPPTTGHDTTNSIRAGAHEDINLITMLVGATSSGLQLLDRDGTWLDVDSKPGQLVVDSGDMMARLTNNVLPATTHRVINPDNSGEERYSMPYFVHPHSKASLACLESCVGEGKKWEDITAGDFLNQRLREIGLIK, encoded by the coding sequence ATGAGTACTGCAAATAATAATGAAAGAAGAGTTCCAGAATTAAGCCTTACTTCTTACACTGAAGGCTCGACTGCTGATCAGATTAAATTTGTCGACGACTTAATGTACGGCCTAAAAGAATACGGTTTTATCATTCTAGATAATCACACTGTTGATCAAAATAAAGTTGATGAAGCATATGATATGGTAAAGAAATTCTTCTCTCTACCTGTGGAAACTAAGCTTAATTACCAAGGACAAAACGGTGGTCAACGTGGCTATACTCCATTTGGAATGGAGCACGCAAAAGATAGCAAGCACCCAGACCTAAAAGAGTTTTGGCACGTTGGGCGTGAGCTTGCAGCGACTTCACAATACAAAGGGGTTTATCCTGAAAATATTTGGCCTGCAGAAGTTCCTGGCTTTAAAGAAAAATTTCTTTCTCTCTATGAATCTATGGATGCTACTGCAAATGTTCTTTTAGAAGCAATTGGAAAAGGGCTAGACGTACCACAAGGCTTCTTTGCAGATATGGTTAATGATGGAAATTCAATTCTAAGAACGATTCACTACCCGCCAACAACTGGTCACGATACAACAAACTCAATTAGGGCCGGTGCACACGAGGATATCAACCTTATCACAATGCTTGTTGGTGCAACTTCATCAGGTTTACAGCTTTTAGATCGTGATGGAACTTGGCTAGATGTAGATTCTAAACCAGGACAACTTGTTGTTGATTCTGGAGATATGATGGCAAGGCTAACGAATAATGTACTTCCTGCAACTACTCACAGAGTAATCAACCCAGACAATTCTGGTGAAGAAAGATACTCTATGCCATACTTTGTGCACCCGCACTCAAAAGCATCTCTAGCTTGTTTAGAAAGCTGTGTAGGTGAAGGCAAGAAGTGGGAAGATATCACAGCTGGAGACTTCCTAAATCAAAGACTAAGAGAAATTGGTCTAATTAAGTAA
- the serB gene encoding phosphoserine phosphatase SerB, translating into MPNSLENGIKEIIITVSGQDRPGITAGLMKVISENNTDITDINQAITHNLLSLSFVIKMSEKKGENQNVLKELLFTAHEMGLKLEYSIVSAETTYKTPYNSFILNCVAPKKISANFIADVAQCLAHNDINIYRIDNVSKEGFNSLEVLTDVPEKVGLNKVKSDLLNISNRHHTDIAFIRDDVFRRSKRLIVFDMDSTLIQAEVIDELAKVHGIGAKVSEITERAMNGEIDFNQSLIERVSHLKGLSEKTLQDISLNLPLTDGVEDFIRTVKKYGYKVAVISGGFTYFANYLKEKLDLDYAFANELEIEGGELTGRVKGTIINADQKAVLVNLIAQQENISLEQVVAIGDGANDLPMLAQAGLGIAFHAKDIVRKNAQNHMSHGPMTSILYFLGIPGPDSKQ; encoded by the coding sequence ATGCCAAATAGCTTAGAAAACGGAATAAAAGAAATCATTATCACCGTATCAGGACAAGACCGTCCAGGTATTACAGCTGGCCTCATGAAAGTTATCAGTGAGAACAATACTGATATAACTGATATCAACCAAGCAATTACACATAACTTATTGTCGCTATCTTTTGTTATTAAGATGAGTGAGAAGAAAGGTGAAAATCAAAATGTTCTTAAAGAACTACTTTTCACGGCCCATGAAATGGGACTTAAACTTGAGTATTCGATTGTAAGTGCAGAGACAACTTATAAAACTCCTTATAATAGCTTTATCTTAAATTGTGTTGCGCCAAAGAAGATCTCTGCAAATTTTATCGCTGATGTTGCCCAATGCTTAGCACATAACGATATTAACATTTACCGAATTGATAATGTATCAAAAGAAGGCTTTAACTCTCTTGAGGTTCTAACTGACGTACCTGAGAAAGTTGGCTTAAATAAGGTAAAGTCCGATCTACTAAATATAAGCAATCGTCATCATACAGATATTGCTTTCATCCGTGATGACGTCTTTAGACGCTCAAAAAGACTTATCGTCTTTGATATGGACTCAACACTAATTCAGGCCGAGGTCATTGATGAGCTTGCAAAGGTGCACGGAATAGGGGCCAAGGTTTCAGAAATCACAGAAAGAGCAATGAATGGTGAGATTGATTTTAATCAATCTCTCATTGAACGCGTCTCACATTTAAAAGGCTTAAGCGAGAAGACACTACAAGATATTTCTTTAAATCTGCCTCTTACAGATGGTGTTGAAGACTTTATTCGCACAGTAAAGAAATATGGATACAAAGTTGCTGTCATCTCTGGTGGCTTCACTTACTTTGCTAATTACCTAAAAGAGAAATTAGACCTCGATTATGCGTTTGCTAATGAACTTGAAATTGAGGGTGGCGAGCTCACTGGACGTGTAAAAGGAACAATTATTAACGCTGACCAGAAGGCCGTTCTTGTTAACCTTATTGCTCAACAAGAAAATATTTCGCTTGAACAAGTTGTTGCTATTGGGGACGGTGCAAATGATCTTCCAATGCTAGCGCAGGCCGGCCTAGGAATCGCCTTCCATGCAAAAGACATCGTGCGTAAAAATGCTCAAAATCACATGAGTCACGGACCAATGACATCTATCTTGTACTTCCTAGGTATTCCAGGGCCAGATTCAAAACAATAA
- a CDS encoding YggS family pyridoxal phosphate-dependent enzyme translates to MISENYQKILTQVGDKNKLLAVTKYSEFEDIITVYELGHRDFGENRIESLMPKAQKAHELGFHDIRWHFIGHIQSNKISKICQVPNLKCIQSLDSLKHMRLFNEKLQSPCEFYIQVNTSGEEQKRGLWDLDSVRNFIDEAKDLSNIHIVGLMTMAAANGAAPRDSFKKLVEIRDAVDKELKLSMGMSGDMADALALGSDCIRVGSAIFKA, encoded by the coding sequence ATGATTTCTGAAAATTATCAAAAAATTCTTACTCAAGTTGGTGACAAGAATAAACTCTTGGCGGTAACCAAGTATAGTGAGTTTGAAGATATCATAACTGTTTACGAATTAGGACATAGAGACTTTGGTGAGAATCGTATTGAGTCACTTATGCCTAAGGCCCAAAAGGCACATGAATTAGGTTTTCATGATATTAGATGGCATTTCATTGGTCATATCCAATCAAATAAAATTTCAAAAATTTGTCAGGTTCCAAATTTAAAATGTATTCAATCTCTTGATAGCTTAAAGCATATGCGCCTTTTCAATGAAAAGCTTCAGTCTCCTTGCGAGTTTTATATTCAAGTTAACACTAGTGGTGAAGAACAAAAACGCGGCCTTTGGGATCTTGACTCTGTTAGAAATTTTATCGACGAGGCCAAAGATCTTAGCAATATTCATATCGTGGGCCTTATGACCATGGCCGCTGCTAATGGAGCTGCTCCTCGTGATAGCTTTAAAAAGTTAGTAGAAATTCGTGATGCTGTCGATAAAGAGCTAAAGCTTTCAATGGGAATGAGCGGTGATATGGCCGATGCTCTTGCATTAGGCAGTGATTGTATTCGTGTAGGAAGTGCTATTTTTAAGGCATAA